From the Lepus europaeus isolate LE1 chromosome 12, mLepTim1.pri, whole genome shotgun sequence genome, one window contains:
- the FAM240B gene encoding protein FAM240B, giving the protein MNNQYIRREVFCCETCDELKSFWEKEISKQTCYRALEEDRQGRSALRKLREEWKQRLEMRLRMLDNPDEKGKQAKPSD; this is encoded by the exons ATGAACAATCAGTACATCCGCCGGGAGGTCTTCTGCTGCGAAACTTGTGATGAGCTCAAAAGCTTCTGGGAAAAAGAAATTAGCAAACAGACCTGCTACCGAGCACTGGAGGAAGACCGCCAGGGACGAAGCGCCCTGAGAAA gctccgGGAAGAATGGAAGCAGAGGCTGGAGATGAGGCTGAGAATGCTGGACAACCCGGATGAGAAGGGAAAGCAGGCAAAGCCCTCGGACTGA